One stretch of Aphis gossypii isolate Hap1 unplaced genomic scaffold, ASM2018417v2 Contig00804, whole genome shotgun sequence DNA includes these proteins:
- the LOC126555330 gene encoding uncharacterized protein LOC126555330, with protein sequence MNEEELRSQLEALRQENVRLAALQAQQNPTASVNRVAVKLPPFWAERPSLWFSQVDSQFAISGITSEETKFNYVVAQLDTRYAAEVEDIITNPPPTECYKHLRTKLVERLFISEEQRVRQLINEEELGDRKPSQFLRHLRSLAGTTTLQDNILRQLWLRRLPSHVQAILTAQSELPLKKVAELADKIVEVQPAPSQFVHAVASTNDKKELYVFAAIEVLTKQVSELCAKHPQHIRSRSRSRSNVERTNGKGWCWYHSTYGEKAAKCKAPCKYQVLIDSGSDLSCYPRRLLRDRRQATDYDLSAANNSTIKTFGTLHLNLNLGLRRSFPWRFIVADVSIPIIGSDFMAYYHLLPDCRTKRLIDGLQAWL encoded by the exons ATGAACGAAGAAGAATTACGCAGTCAGTTAGAGGCGTTACGCCAAGAAAACGTTCGTCTTGCGGCACTTCAGGCACAGCAAAATCCAACAGCTTCAGTAAATCGCGTCGCCGTTAAGTTGCCACCTTTTTGGGCCGAAAGACCGAGCTTATGGTTCTCGCAGGTGGACTCGCAGTTTGCAATTTCAGGAATAACAAGTGaggaaacaaaatttaattacgttGTTGCTCAGCTTGATACGCGTTATGCAGCTGAAGTAGaggatattattactaatccACCGCCTACTGAATGCTACAAACATTTGCGCACAAAACTTGTTGAACGGTTGTTCATCTCAGAAGAACAACGTGTGCGTCAACTCATTAACGAAGAAGAACTAGGTGACCGTAAGCCATCACAGTTCTTACGACATCTCCGTTCCCTTGCCGGTACTACCACATTACAGGATAATATTCTACGTCAACTTTGGCTTCGCCGTCTACCATCACATGTACAAGCTATTTTAACAGCACAATCAGAACTTCCTTTGAAAAAGGTAGCCGAGCTAGCCGACAAAATTGTTGAAGTACAGCCAGCTCCCTCGCAATTTGTCCATGCTGTTGCTTCGACGAACGACAAAAAGGAACTCTATGTCTTCGCTGCCATTGAAGTGCTCACGAAACAGGTAAGCGAATTATGCGCCAAACACCCACAACATATCCGTTCTAGGTCGCGTAGCCGTTCAAACGTGGAACGGACTAATGGCAAAGGATGGTGCTGGTATCATAGTACTTATGGAGAAAAAGCCGCCAAGTGTAAGGCTCCCTGCAAGTACCAG gTTTTGATCGACTCCGGCTCCGACTTATCTTGTTACCCACGACGGCTACTACGGGATAGACGACAAGCCACTGATTACGACCTCAGCGCGGCCAACAACAGTACCATAAAAACTTTCGGGACGCTCCATCTCAATTTGAACTTAGGACTTCGACGCAGTTTCCCATGGAGGTTTATTGTCGCCGACGTGAGTATTCCTATCATTGGTTCTGACTTCATGGCATATTACCACTTGCTGCCGGACTGCCGTACCAAACGTCTTATCGATGGCCTACAGGCTTGGCTGTAG
- the LOC126555328 gene encoding uncharacterized protein LOC126555328: MKINETIKLFEQKQICQGGPSVINFPGIHIKNTNLDGSIWRHNECSILTNSTKRCQQCNLLFHYFRVYRKRLSIRNKTYVSSTLTPTRRSILKQILRKTKMVKQSNKRFKIRVEQLNVTLNEVQCKSKNLTNESVADLFESNNLNTSQKTIIQEIINASKVMNTKNRRYSENWILLCILLKIRSSTTYRFLREQEVLPLSCPRTIRKYLSMINIQCGFDKKFFQILKKKIGILRSEQKHGMLVFDEMFLRESLNVNSQTLTYCGLEDFGGEVDSSELKANHALVFMFQSLALNFTQPIAVFASHGPVKGIKIEIL, from the exons atgaaaattaatgaaactattaaattgtttgaacAGAAACAAATTTGTCAAGGTGGTCCAAGTGTCATCAATTTTCCTG gaattcatattaaaaacactAATTTAGACGGTTCAATATGGCGCCACAACGAATGTTCAATTCTTACTAATTCTACAAAAAGATGTCAAcagtgtaatttattatttcattattttagggTATATAGAAAAAGGTTatctattagaaataaaacatatgtTAGTTCTACTCTGACTCCTACTAGACGgagtatattaaaacaaattttaagaaaaacaaaaatggttAAACAATCCAATAAAAG gtTTAAAATAAGAGTAGAACAATTGAATGTAACATTGAATGAAGTACaatgtaaatcaaaaaatttgaCAAATGAATCTGTAGCtgatttatttgaaagtaACAACTTGAATACATCAcagaaaacaattattcaagaaattattaatgcCAGTAAAGTCATGAACACTAAAAATAGGAGGTATTCGGAAAATTGGATACTATTATGCATCTTATTGAAAATTAG ATCTTCCACTACTTACCGATTTTTAAGGGAACAAGAAGTATTACCTCTATCGTGTCCAAGaactattagaaaatatttatcaatgataAACATTCAATGTGGTTTTGACAAGaaatttttccaaatattaaaaaaaaaaattggtatacTTAGATCTGAACAAAAACATGGTATGTTAGTTTTCgatgaaatgtttttaagaGAAAGTCTTAATGTAAACTCTCAGACTCTCACTTATTGTGGATTGGAAGATTTTGGCGGAGAAGTAGATTCTTCTGAATTAAAAGCTAATCATGCATTAGTTTTTATGTTCCAAAGTTTAGCTCTAAATTTTACTCAACCTATTGCAGTTTTTGCGTCTCATGGTCCAGTTAaaggtattaaaattgaaatactgTAA